From the Pieris napi chromosome 20, ilPieNapi1.2, whole genome shotgun sequence genome, one window contains:
- the LOC125059736 gene encoding RCC1-like G exchanging factor-like protein isoform X1: MNTLKVLLRSRSNNNLIFRTATTKKKIHDPKEEELLPIFQYPVSKSSDRRVYVWGLAETGALGLHMPNKRRAKKSYINDFKLAWHPMRSSFCERFDVTQIACGYGFTVAAIKTNEQHKVFGTGINTDSQIGYHAPRIGHPLEMLLSPAPIYVPYKSLENKVIGVAAGRAHTFILTDNEGVYSLGNNAYGQCGRKINNAEEYRGSMHSHHISKLGKEKIIDICAGQDHSLFVTESGKVYSCGWGADGQTGLGNFDNQGPPAAVKGDITSEKIIKVASTVDCVLALNDKGEIFGWGNSEYGQIPMSSKQQQVNMSYALVNFTKGLGKIVDIAAGGSFCLICNDQGDVFVWGFGLLGLGPNVHHTANPKQIPPTLFGRNEFNSECMVQKVSSGIGHLAAITNSGDLYTWGRNRHGCLGLGHDKDQHFPLKVSIGAHVLNVSCSVDHTVAICKPFM; this comes from the exons ATGAATACACTTAAAGTTCTTTTGCGATCTCGAAGTAATAATAACCTTATATTTCGTACGGCGActacaaaaaagaaaattcacgATCCTAAAGAAGAGGAACTACTACCaa tttttcagtacccagtTAGTAAAAGTTCAGATAGACGTGTGTATGTGTGGGGACTAGCAGAGACTGGAGCTCTTGGTTTACACATGCCCAATAAAAGGAGAGCTAAAAAATCTTACATAAATGACTTTAAGCTAGCATGGCATCCTATGAGATCAAGTTTTTGTGAGCGGTttgat GTTACACAAATTGCATGTGGCTATGGATTTACAGTTGCAgccattaaaacaaatgaacaacACAAGGTTTTTGGCACTGGTATTAATACAGACTCGCAGATAGGCTATCATGCTCCTCGAATTGGTCATCCTTTAGAAATGCTTCTTAGTCCTGCACCAATTTATGTACCATATAAATCACTGGAAAATAAG GTTATTGGGGTAGCTGCTGGACGGGCacatacttttatactgaCAGACAATGAAGGAGTTTACTCACTTGGTAATAATGCATATGGCCAGTGtggtagaaaaataaataatgcagAGGAATACCGGGGGAGTATGCATTCCCACCATATAAGCAAACTCGggaaagaaaaaattattgatatatgtGCAGGACAAGACCATAG TCTTTTTGTGACAGAATCAGGCAAAGTATACTCCTGTGGGTGGGGTGCAGATGGGCAGACAGGTCTGGGTAATTTCGACAATCAAGGTCCACCAGCTGCTGTAAAAGGTGACATAACAAGTGAGAAAATCATCAAAGTTGCATCTACAGTTGACTGTGTACTTGCTTTAAATG ATAAAGGTGAAATCTTTGGCTGGGGGAACTCAGAATATGGACAAATTCCAATGTCATCAAAACAACAGCAAGTAAACATGTCATATGCTTTGGTCAATTTCACAAAAGGCCTGGGAAAAATTGTTGATATTGCAGCTGGAGGTTCCTTCTGTCTTATTTGTAATG atcaaGGCGATGTTTTTGTATGGGGTTTTGGTTTACTAGGACTTGGCCCAAATGTCCACCACACAGCCAATCCCAAACAAATACCACCTACCTTATTTGGGAGAAATGAGTTTAATTCTGAATGTATGGTACAAAAGGTATCAAGTGGAATTGGTCATTTAGCAGCAATAACAAATAGTGGGGATTTGTATACATGGGGTCGAAATAGACATGGTTGTCTTGGTTTAGGTCATGATAAGGACCAGCATTTTCCATTAAAAGTCAGTATAGGGGCTCATGTTTTGAATGTAAGCTGTAGTGTAGATCATACTGTTGCCATTTGCAAGCCTTTTatgtag
- the LOC125059736 gene encoding RCC1-like G exchanging factor-like protein isoform X2, protein MPNKRRAKKSYINDFKLAWHPMRSSFCERFDVTQIACGYGFTVAAIKTNEQHKVFGTGINTDSQIGYHAPRIGHPLEMLLSPAPIYVPYKSLENKVIGVAAGRAHTFILTDNEGVYSLGNNAYGQCGRKINNAEEYRGSMHSHHISKLGKEKIIDICAGQDHSLFVTESGKVYSCGWGADGQTGLGNFDNQGPPAAVKGDITSEKIIKVASTVDCVLALNDKGEIFGWGNSEYGQIPMSSKQQQVNMSYALVNFTKGLGKIVDIAAGGSFCLICNDQGDVFVWGFGLLGLGPNVHHTANPKQIPPTLFGRNEFNSECMVQKVSSGIGHLAAITNSGDLYTWGRNRHGCLGLGHDKDQHFPLKVSIGAHVLNVSCSVDHTVAICKPFM, encoded by the exons ATGCCCAATAAAAGGAGAGCTAAAAAATCTTACATAAATGACTTTAAGCTAGCATGGCATCCTATGAGATCAAGTTTTTGTGAGCGGTttgat GTTACACAAATTGCATGTGGCTATGGATTTACAGTTGCAgccattaaaacaaatgaacaacACAAGGTTTTTGGCACTGGTATTAATACAGACTCGCAGATAGGCTATCATGCTCCTCGAATTGGTCATCCTTTAGAAATGCTTCTTAGTCCTGCACCAATTTATGTACCATATAAATCACTGGAAAATAAG GTTATTGGGGTAGCTGCTGGACGGGCacatacttttatactgaCAGACAATGAAGGAGTTTACTCACTTGGTAATAATGCATATGGCCAGTGtggtagaaaaataaataatgcagAGGAATACCGGGGGAGTATGCATTCCCACCATATAAGCAAACTCGggaaagaaaaaattattgatatatgtGCAGGACAAGACCATAG TCTTTTTGTGACAGAATCAGGCAAAGTATACTCCTGTGGGTGGGGTGCAGATGGGCAGACAGGTCTGGGTAATTTCGACAATCAAGGTCCACCAGCTGCTGTAAAAGGTGACATAACAAGTGAGAAAATCATCAAAGTTGCATCTACAGTTGACTGTGTACTTGCTTTAAATG ATAAAGGTGAAATCTTTGGCTGGGGGAACTCAGAATATGGACAAATTCCAATGTCATCAAAACAACAGCAAGTAAACATGTCATATGCTTTGGTCAATTTCACAAAAGGCCTGGGAAAAATTGTTGATATTGCAGCTGGAGGTTCCTTCTGTCTTATTTGTAATG atcaaGGCGATGTTTTTGTATGGGGTTTTGGTTTACTAGGACTTGGCCCAAATGTCCACCACACAGCCAATCCCAAACAAATACCACCTACCTTATTTGGGAGAAATGAGTTTAATTCTGAATGTATGGTACAAAAGGTATCAAGTGGAATTGGTCATTTAGCAGCAATAACAAATAGTGGGGATTTGTATACATGGGGTCGAAATAGACATGGTTGTCTTGGTTTAGGTCATGATAAGGACCAGCATTTTCCATTAAAAGTCAGTATAGGGGCTCATGTTTTGAATGTAAGCTGTAGTGTAGATCATACTGTTGCCATTTGCAAGCCTTTTatgtag
- the LOC125059738 gene encoding mediator of RNA polymerase II transcription subunit 27 codes for MNQTINVDQLNSALTSLRTLRSSVSHVFETLSNGLRADHGEDGKDKFLSELQELLNNVNINVRDLEQTVNSLPIPTAPFNLGNTTFLSQDTTQDRQALYTQLVNSYKWTDKIHEYSSFAYTLLNQNSLKRSNINSATKRRGKMQSNHNVAPLQVDNVINNIGRSYNDMKITISRPFASNAVVQINLSHVLKAVVAFKGLLMEWVMVKGYGETLDLWTESRHNVFRKVTENAHAAMLHFYSPMIPELAVRSFMTWLHSYVNLFSDPCKRCGCHLHHTSMLPPAWRDFRSLEPFHDECKQ; via the coding sequence ATGAATCAGACAATAAATGTGGATCAACTTAACTCTGCACTAACATCGCTTAGAACGCTACGGTCTAGTGTAAGCCATGTCTTTGAAACGCTTTCAAACGGTCTTCGAGCTGATCACGGTGAAGATGGTAAAGACAAATTTCTATCCGAGCTCCAAGAACTTCTcaataatgttaatataaatgtacgAGATTTAGAACAAACTGTAAACAGCTTGCCAATACCTACCGCACCTTTTAATTTAGGCAATACGACATTTTTAAGTCAAGACACGACGCAAGATCGGCAAGCTTTGTATACTCAATTGGTCAATAGTTACAAATGGACAGACAAAATACATGAGTACAGTTCTTTCGCATACACgttattaaatcaaaactCTCTTAAAAGATCAAACATTAACTCCGCCACAAAAAGACGAGGTAAAATGCAAAGTAATCATAATGTTGCTCCCTTACAAGTAgacaatgtaataaataatattggtaGATCATACAACGACATGAAGATAACTATATCACGCCCATTTGCTAGCAATGCTGttgtacaaattaatttaagccATGTCCTTAAAGCAGTAGTAGCTTTTAAAGGACTCCTAATGGAGTGGGTGATGGTAAAGGGCTATGGAGAAACCTTAGATTTATGGACAGAATCAAGACATAATGTTTTTCGTAAAGTAACTGAAAATGCCCATGCAGCTATGTTACATTTTTACTCTCCAATGATACCAGAGTTAGCAGTTCGCTCTTTTATGACTTGGCTGCATAGTTATGTAAACTTGTTTAGTGATCCATGTAAGAGATGCGGGTGCCATCTTCACCACACATCAATGCTTCCCCCAGCATGGCGTGATTTTCGCTCACTTGAACCATTCCATGATGAATGCAAACAATAG